In Acidobacteriota bacterium, the following proteins share a genomic window:
- a CDS encoding integration host factor subunit beta, with protein MIKLDLVNDVVNRTGITKTKAEIAVETVFGSMKKALAKGERIELRGFGVFNVKPRKTGIGRNPRTGAEVNIVPGKAVRFKPGKELQSLP; from the coding sequence TTGATTAAGCTCGACCTTGTCAACGATGTAGTCAACCGTACTGGAATTACGAAGACCAAAGCTGAGATCGCCGTCGAAACTGTCTTTGGTTCGATGAAGAAGGCCCTGGCCAAGGGAGAGCGGATAGAATTGCGCGGATTCGGCGTCTTCAATGTGAAACCTCGTAAAACGGGAATTGGAAGAAACCCGCGCACAGGCGCCGAGGTCAATATCGTACCCGGCAAAGCCGTCCGCTTCAAACCTGGGAAAGAATTGCAGTCACTTCCGTGA
- a CDS encoding glycosyltransferase family 1 protein, which translates to MATIAVDATYTVGAQPSGVGVYCRRLIESLAEIKCEHHYLLCYRLSRFRSRREFLHPKPGPRSLGPHFSVRYYHNPWTFWLPWQTDVFHSLVQRPPAFRFRKEIVTVIDLFPLTGKNYSTGDFQQKFAALLLEAVERAICIVTPSQYTMDQLLKHSSVPREKVRLIPFGVDLPAISLSQERRSAEREQLVGKGNEMIFTVGVIQTRKNTLNALKALRHLPDRYRLVIAGGNGHGSEVVHNFIQTEGLGSRVVLLGYVPAERLLVLYDAASVFLFPSFEEGFGLPVLEAMAHGLPVVASATSSLPEVGGDAALYVDPNNPKDIAEKVVRAVEDEGQRKLMIERGLARATAFTWRRTAEANLQVYNEVLAL; encoded by the coding sequence ATGGCGACGATTGCTGTTGATGCAACTTATACTGTGGGCGCCCAGCCTTCTGGCGTGGGAGTGTATTGCCGGAGACTCATTGAATCTCTTGCCGAAATTAAATGCGAGCACCACTACCTGCTCTGCTACCGGCTCTCAAGGTTTAGGTCGCGACGGGAATTTCTTCATCCGAAACCAGGCCCGAGGTCACTCGGACCGCATTTTTCAGTTCGCTACTATCATAATCCATGGACATTCTGGCTGCCATGGCAAACGGATGTGTTCCACAGCCTTGTGCAACGGCCGCCGGCGTTTCGGTTCAGGAAAGAGATCGTCACCGTCATCGACCTGTTTCCTCTCACCGGAAAGAACTATTCCACCGGGGATTTCCAGCAGAAGTTTGCCGCATTACTTCTAGAAGCCGTGGAGCGGGCCATCTGCATTGTTACGCCTTCGCAGTACACCATGGATCAATTGTTGAAGCACTCGAGCGTGCCACGCGAAAAGGTCCGCTTGATTCCTTTTGGAGTTGATCTCCCTGCTATATCCCTCAGCCAGGAGCGCCGTTCCGCAGAACGCGAGCAACTAGTAGGGAAAGGCAATGAGATGATTTTTACCGTAGGCGTGATCCAGACACGAAAGAACACGCTGAATGCTTTGAAGGCGCTCCGCCACCTGCCAGATCGTTACCGACTCGTGATCGCCGGCGGAAATGGGCATGGCAGTGAAGTAGTCCACAACTTTATCCAGACCGAAGGACTCGGCTCTCGTGTAGTGCTGTTGGGCTATGTCCCAGCGGAGCGACTTCTCGTACTTTATGACGCCGCGAGTGTGTTCCTCTTTCCATCGTTTGAAGAAGGCTTCGGTCTTCCGGTACTGGAAGCCATGGCCCATGGGCTGCCGGTGGTGGCTTCAGCAACGTCGTCATTGCCTGAAGTCGGGGGCGACGCTGCACTTTACGTCGATCCGAACAACCCGAAAGACATTGCTGAGAAGGTTGTCAGAGCCGTGGAGGATGAGGGCCAGAGGAAGCTGATGATTGAGCGCGGTCTTGCTCGCGCCACAGCATTCACCTGGCGCCGTACCGCAGAAGCGAATCTGCAAGTCTATAATGAAGTTTTAGCGCTGTAG
- a CDS encoding dCTP deaminase yields MSVKNDRWIRRMVQEKQMIEPFAENQKRDGVISYGLSSYGYDLRVADEYKIFTNVNNSIVDPKSFDERSFVEFKGPVCIVPPNSFALARSVEYFRIPRSILTICVGKSTYARCGIIVNVTPLEPEWEGYVTLEISNTTPLPARVYSNEGLCQIVFFESDEVCETSYKDKKGKYQSQQGIVLPRI; encoded by the coding sequence ATGTCTGTTAAAAATGACCGCTGGATCCGTCGTATGGTGCAAGAAAAACAGATGATTGAGCCATTTGCTGAAAACCAGAAACGCGATGGCGTCATCTCGTATGGACTTTCTTCCTACGGTTATGATCTGCGAGTGGCCGATGAATACAAAATTTTCACCAATGTTAATAATTCTATCGTGGATCCCAAGAGCTTTGACGAGCGCTCCTTCGTCGAGTTCAAGGGGCCAGTCTGCATTGTTCCTCCCAATTCCTTCGCCTTGGCGCGGTCAGTCGAATACTTCAGAATTCCGCGCAGCATCTTAACAATATGCGTGGGAAAATCGACATACGCCCGCTGTGGCATTATTGTGAATGTGACGCCGCTGGAACCGGAATGGGAAGGGTATGTGACGCTCGAGATCTCGAACACCACTCCGCTGCCTGCGCGCGTGTATTCAAACGAAGGATTGTGCCAGATTGTGTTTTTCGAGTCCGACGAGGTTTGCGAAACTTCCTACAAGGACAAGAAGGGCAAGTATCAGTCGCAGCAGGGTATAGTTCTGCCCCGAATTTGA
- a CDS encoding M48 family peptidase encodes MKICLRLAAVPFLAVVCFQGSACGGVHHQAFENSALQEQRSAAPPRVQALTVPKGYELSAQKKAEALAYSHIQYVLYFSGVVLVLLIYSFLWRAKIALAFRNWARHLSSRHFVQCLVFAPLFFFTVRLLLFPFVYYSDFIIEHRFGLMTQGVGLWMADWGKDLVLFLVAGTLMVAIFYWVVRCSPHRWWFYFWVATIPITLFVIFIEPFVVEPLFYKFTPLDATHPALVTRIELMLHRADLEIPRQRILEMDASSKTNTLNAYVSGLGASKRVVVWDTTLEKMTEDETLLVLGHEAGHYVLDHILKEFALIELVMLAFIALGFVSVRKLIRQYGPRMGLEGEGDLASLPVILLVLTLLTFFSSPLVNGISRYYEHQADQFGLEVNYGVVPDPNAAEALAFQILGEQDLADPGPNPFIVFWLYSHPPIDQRIQFALNYKPWEEGKPLEFVHSAKF; translated from the coding sequence ATGAAAATTTGCCTTAGGCTCGCCGCCGTGCCATTTTTGGCAGTTGTCTGTTTTCAAGGTTCGGCCTGCGGCGGCGTCCACCACCAAGCGTTTGAAAATTCGGCCCTGCAAGAACAACGCTCTGCGGCGCCGCCCAGAGTTCAGGCGCTGACCGTCCCGAAGGGTTACGAACTTTCAGCCCAGAAAAAGGCAGAGGCGCTGGCATATTCGCATATCCAGTATGTGCTGTATTTTTCGGGCGTCGTCCTTGTCCTCCTCATCTATTCCTTCCTCTGGCGCGCGAAGATTGCGCTGGCGTTTCGCAACTGGGCGCGCCACCTCTCTTCGCGACACTTTGTGCAGTGTCTGGTCTTTGCTCCTCTATTCTTTTTTACCGTCAGGCTGCTGCTTTTTCCATTTGTTTACTATTCGGACTTCATCATCGAACACCGGTTCGGCCTTATGACGCAAGGAGTCGGATTGTGGATGGCAGACTGGGGCAAGGACCTCGTTCTATTCCTGGTCGCGGGCACGCTGATGGTCGCGATTTTCTACTGGGTTGTCAGGTGCAGTCCGCATCGTTGGTGGTTTTACTTTTGGGTGGCTACGATCCCGATCACTCTGTTCGTGATATTCATCGAGCCCTTTGTTGTCGAGCCACTTTTTTACAAGTTCACACCGCTAGACGCCACCCACCCTGCACTGGTCACGCGGATCGAGCTGATGCTCCACCGCGCTGATCTCGAGATTCCCCGGCAGCGCATTCTGGAGATGGACGCCAGCTCAAAAACCAACACTCTTAACGCATATGTTTCCGGCCTGGGAGCAAGCAAGCGCGTGGTGGTGTGGGACACCACGCTAGAAAAAATGACGGAAGATGAGACCCTGCTAGTGCTTGGGCACGAGGCCGGCCATTACGTTTTAGACCACATCCTTAAAGAGTTTGCCTTGATTGAACTGGTGATGCTGGCATTCATCGCGCTGGGGTTTGTCTCGGTTAGAAAGTTGATCAGGCAATACGGCCCCCGGATGGGGCTGGAAGGAGAAGGCGACCTGGCATCGCTGCCCGTGATACTGCTAGTGCTGACGCTTTTAACGTTTTTCTCGTCACCTTTGGTGAATGGTATTTCACGGTACTACGAACACCAGGCAGACCAGTTCGGGCTGGAAGTCAACTACGGTGTGGTGCCGGACCCCAACGCGGCCGAAGCACTGGCTTTTCAAATCCTCGGCGAGCAGGACCTTGCTGACCCTGGCCCCAACCCCTTCATAGTATTTTGGCTTTACAGCCACCCACCAATTGACCAACGCATCCAGTTTGCCTTGAACTACAAACCCTGGGAGGAAGGGAAGCCCCTAGAGTTTGTCCATTCTGCTAAGTTTTGA
- a CDS encoding GDP-mannose 4,6-dehydratase codes for MKKALITGISGQDGSYLAEYLLGLGYEVCGLIRREPATLRWIESVVHRIEFVYGDMRDAESLAVAFQKAWPDEIYNLAGQVFVPTSWECPAETMDINAGGTARLLQIVERLKPDTRVYQASTSEMFGNADGPRSEQTPLQPMSPYGISKMAAHRMAEIYRARGLYVVSGILFNHESPRRGPEMVTRKITRAVARWALGDRTKLRLGNLRSRRDWGFAGDYVKAMHAMLQNGSAKDYVIGTGISHSVEDFLRQVFVELRQITAGGDVPSIEEWVEIDSHLMRTGEIHDLRADATLARMELGWQPSVDFIQLVRMMVEADLTSAREAKGAQDTA; via the coding sequence ATGAAGAAAGCCCTGATCACGGGAATATCGGGACAGGACGGAAGTTACCTTGCCGAATACCTGCTGGGTCTGGGTTATGAGGTCTGTGGGCTGATTCGCCGCGAACCGGCCACGCTGCGCTGGATCGAGTCTGTGGTCCACCGCATCGAGTTTGTCTATGGCGACATGCGAGACGCTGAGTCCCTTGCCGTGGCATTCCAAAAGGCCTGGCCCGACGAAATCTACAACCTGGCCGGCCAGGTGTTTGTTCCCACAAGTTGGGAATGCCCGGCTGAAACAATGGACATAAACGCGGGAGGGACGGCGCGCCTGCTCCAAATTGTCGAACGCCTGAAGCCCGACACGCGTGTTTATCAGGCTTCAACTTCCGAGATGTTTGGAAATGCCGACGGCCCGCGCAGCGAGCAGACCCCATTGCAGCCCATGTCTCCCTACGGAATTTCCAAGATGGCGGCCCACCGGATGGCTGAAATATACCGGGCTCGCGGCCTTTATGTGGTTTCCGGCATTCTGTTTAACCACGAGTCGCCACGTCGCGGTCCGGAAATGGTAACTCGAAAGATCACCCGCGCGGTCGCGCGCTGGGCGCTGGGCGATCGGACTAAACTCAGATTGGGGAATCTGCGTTCCAGACGCGACTGGGGGTTTGCTGGCGATTATGTAAAGGCCATGCACGCCATGTTGCAGAACGGCTCGGCCAAAGATTACGTAATTGGAACAGGAATTTCGCATAGCGTGGAAGATTTCCTTCGGCAGGTTTTCGTGGAACTCCGCCAGATTACTGCCGGCGGCGACGTTCCTTCCATCGAGGAGTGGGTGGAAATTGACTCCCACCTGATGAGAACTGGAGAGATCCACGATCTTCGAGCCGACGCCACCCTCGCCCGCATGGAACTTGGCTGGCAGCCAAGCGTGGACTTTATCCAGCTGGTCAGAATGATGGTGGAAGCTGACCTCACATCCGCCCGCGAGGCCAAGGGAGCCCAGGATACGGCGTAA